In a genomic window of Desulfopila inferna:
- a CDS encoding UPF0149 family protein: protein MKPLVTEKEEKALKKLLSLSPVPEVVLGYYELRGFLYGIAITPDAIEPGEWLPLIFNEEMPEYESEDQARELTGVIFTVLNKHIAAFHKGELIMPFDMENLQESDFAHIFDWASGFEEALTLRPECWEEQQGLGEEEHDHLLNSLVILEGIVYPEDAVDMFDYLPDEELSKIGVNLSGSDLEKVARIQLLMLQALGLSVETIQNHAGNLEKRRIEKIRSSSSPFKLPSSRVGKNAQCPCGSGKKFSDCCGLPPRGGKKGEARAAKEGKVIKVDFPRHGKKREQPVKVQKRGGGSYQLEIILSYAKPQIWRRLQVPCSMSLAGLHELIQLTMGWQDYHMHQFQAGFKFYGPLQTNDYFDTPLLDESRSLLSDLEKELLQGVVYVYDFGDNWEHVVMLEKVIPESEAKPYPVVVEGARACPPEDIGGVPMYQELLQYLAGSNEGLKEVFDVPSLEGYDPDFFDPEGLNQFLQAVYEQR from the coding sequence ATGAAACCTCTTGTTACAGAAAAAGAAGAAAAGGCGCTCAAGAAACTGCTATCGCTTTCACCAGTGCCTGAAGTGGTGCTGGGCTATTATGAACTGCGCGGTTTTCTCTATGGTATAGCCATTACCCCCGATGCTATTGAACCAGGAGAGTGGCTGCCGCTGATCTTTAACGAAGAAATGCCTGAGTACGAAAGCGAAGATCAGGCGCGGGAGTTGACTGGTGTTATTTTTACCGTACTCAACAAGCATATCGCTGCCTTTCACAAAGGTGAGCTGATTATGCCCTTCGACATGGAGAATCTTCAAGAAAGCGATTTCGCACATATCTTCGACTGGGCTTCCGGTTTTGAAGAGGCATTAACCCTGCGGCCGGAGTGCTGGGAGGAGCAGCAGGGACTCGGCGAAGAAGAGCATGATCATCTGCTGAACAGCCTGGTTATCCTTGAAGGTATCGTCTATCCGGAAGATGCGGTTGATATGTTTGATTACCTTCCCGATGAAGAGCTCAGTAAAATAGGAGTCAATCTCTCCGGCAGCGATCTTGAGAAAGTTGCCCGGATTCAGTTGCTCATGCTGCAGGCGCTGGGACTTTCCGTTGAAACGATTCAAAACCATGCCGGTAATCTGGAAAAAAGGCGCATTGAAAAAATCCGTTCATCGTCATCGCCTTTCAAGCTGCCTTCCAGCCGGGTTGGCAAAAACGCTCAGTGCCCCTGCGGCAGCGGCAAGAAGTTCAGCGATTGCTGCGGTCTTCCACCTCGAGGCGGCAAAAAAGGAGAAGCTCGAGCTGCTAAGGAAGGCAAGGTGATCAAGGTCGACTTTCCGAGGCACGGCAAAAAAAGGGAACAGCCTGTAAAAGTACAAAAGAGAGGGGGGGGAAGTTATCAACTCGAAATAATTTTGTCCTATGCCAAACCGCAAATCTGGCGGCGCCTTCAGGTTCCCTGTTCTATGTCCCTTGCCGGACTGCACGAGCTCATACAACTGACCATGGGGTGGCAGGACTACCATATGCATCAGTTTCAGGCTGGTTTCAAGTTTTATGGCCCGCTGCAGACCAATGATTATTTCGATACGCCCCTTCTTGATGAATCCCGGTCTTTACTGAGCGATCTGGAGAAAGAGCTCCTTCAGGGAGTTGTTTACGTCTACGATTTTGGTGATAACTGGGAGCATGTTGTCATGTTGGAAAAGGTCATCCCGGAAAGTGAGGCCAAGCCCTATCCGGTCGTGGTCGAAGGCGCCAGGGCCTGTCCTCCGGAAGATATCGGAGGGGTACCTATGTACCAGGAACTCCTGCAATATCTAGCCGGTTCAAATGAAGGTCTGAAAGAAGTTTTTGACGTTCCCTCATTAGAGGGATATGATCCGGATTTTTTTGATCCCGAAGGCCTCAATCAGTTTCTTCAGGCTGTTTATGAGCAAAGATAG
- a CDS encoding iron-sulfur cluster assembly scaffold protein, translating to MTLASAITLLFVLFFFIIAWFGLSYILSPRMENPDAIARLTGNCGDTMEIALQMSDGKVMKTHYWTDGCTMSRTCIEFAARLASGKSLKELRNINMTHIIDDIGQVPESHLHCAQLAETVLQKALSDYMAGHEDKPATQG from the coding sequence ATGACCCTAGCTTCGGCAATTACTCTGCTCTTCGTTCTCTTCTTCTTCATTATTGCCTGGTTCGGCTTGAGCTACATTCTCTCACCGAGGATGGAAAACCCTGACGCTATTGCCCGGCTGACCGGAAACTGCGGCGATACCATGGAAATCGCCCTGCAGATGTCAGATGGTAAGGTTATGAAGACGCATTACTGGACCGACGGATGCACCATGAGCAGGACCTGTATTGAATTTGCGGCCAGACTTGCCAGCGGCAAGTCTCTGAAGGAATTAAGAAATATCAACATGACCCACATCATTGACGATATCGGACAGGTACCCGAATCACATCTTCACTGTGCCCAGCTTGCAGAAACCGTACTGCAGAAAGCACTGTCGGATTATATGGCTGGACATGAAGACAAACCCGCCACTCAGGGCTAA
- a CDS encoding DUF924 family protein produces the protein MHVMPAYKDVLHFWFEETEHSQWWTKDEAFDSLIRHRFSDVHGKAVRCELFRWRENGAGRLAEILVLDQFSRNMFRGKPQAFANDALALALAQEAISRGVDHNLSPVRKGFLYLPFMHSESLEIHKVAEKLYRTQGLEDNLHWEIKHKNIIERFGRYPHRNAILGRPSTPEEIVFLKQPGSCF, from the coding sequence ATGCACGTCATGCCTGCATATAAGGATGTCTTACATTTCTGGTTTGAAGAGACAGAACACTCCCAATGGTGGACCAAGGACGAGGCTTTTGACAGCTTGATCCGTCATCGTTTTTCCGATGTTCATGGCAAAGCTGTCCGCTGTGAACTTTTCAGGTGGAGAGAAAATGGTGCGGGAAGACTTGCGGAAATTCTGGTGCTGGATCAGTTTTCCAGAAACATGTTCAGGGGAAAACCACAGGCCTTTGCCAATGATGCGCTGGCACTGGCCCTGGCGCAGGAGGCCATCTCGCGAGGAGTGGACCATAATTTATCACCGGTCAGAAAAGGTTTCCTCTATCTTCCCTTTATGCATAGCGAATCCCTGGAAATCCACAAGGTTGCCGAGAAGCTCTATAGAACTCAGGGACTGGAAGATAATCTGCACTGGGAAATAAAGCACAAAAACATTATCGAACGATTCGGCCGCTATCCTCACAGAAACGCTATCCTGGGCAGGCCGTCGACTCCGGAGGAAATTGTATTCCTGAAGCAGCCGGGCTCCTGCTTTTAG
- a CDS encoding aldo/keto reductase — MNIYFPMISRRTFLLGTGVFMAAITLSPRNMLGAGRTPIQRSIPSSGELLPVMGMGTWRTFDVGENPAAREQLSEVIQEFFDNGGRIIDSSPMYGRSESVVGDLLKTTGNQKKVFAATKVWTDGRRNGIVQMQQSKHRLGVDVDLMQIHNLRDWKTHLPVLQEWKKQDRLRYIGITTSHGRYHEELEQILATEDLDFVQFTYNMEDRRAEERLFPLAADNGIATLINRPFQGGHLFRKAQGATLPEWSSEIGCRTWGQFFLKFIIGHPAVTCVIPATSKVHHMKDNMAAGFGHLPDKAIRERMIRHYESL, encoded by the coding sequence ATGAACATCTATTTTCCAATGATAAGCCGTCGAACATTCCTTCTGGGAACAGGAGTATTCATGGCCGCCATCACCTTGAGCCCCCGAAATATGTTGGGCGCCGGTCGTACACCTATTCAGCGTTCCATCCCGTCGTCAGGGGAACTTCTGCCGGTAATGGGCATGGGAACATGGAGAACTTTCGATGTCGGTGAGAACCCGGCCGCCAGAGAGCAACTGTCCGAAGTAATACAGGAGTTTTTCGACAACGGCGGCAGGATTATCGATTCTTCACCTATGTACGGCCGCTCCGAATCCGTGGTTGGAGATTTGCTCAAGACCACCGGGAATCAGAAAAAGGTTTTCGCCGCCACCAAGGTCTGGACCGACGGAAGGCGGAACGGCATCGTGCAGATGCAGCAATCAAAACATCGTCTCGGGGTCGATGTCGATCTAATGCAAATCCACAACCTGCGTGACTGGAAGACCCACCTGCCGGTGCTGCAGGAGTGGAAAAAGCAGGATCGGCTGCGCTACATCGGGATAACGACATCACATGGCCGCTACCATGAAGAACTTGAACAAATTTTAGCCACGGAAGATCTTGATTTTGTCCAGTTTACCTACAATATGGAAGATCGCCGGGCTGAAGAAAGGCTGTTTCCACTGGCAGCCGACAACGGCATCGCTACTCTGATCAACAGGCCCTTTCAGGGAGGTCACCTGTTTCGTAAAGCACAGGGTGCAACGCTTCCGGAGTGGAGCAGTGAAATCGGCTGTCGCACCTGGGGGCAATTTTTCCTGAAATTCATCATTGGCCATCCAGCGGTTACCTGTGTCATTCCCGCCACCTCAAAAGTTCATCATATGAAGGATAATATGGCAGCCGGTTTCGGCCATCTGCCGGATAAAGCGATCCGGGAACGGATGATCAGGCACTATGAATCCCTGTAA
- a CDS encoding potassium transporter — protein sequence MLSRQNLLQTAERIWVIGGGKFGTHAMESLRRKVYGADIILVDKQPIGDFPEGVESICADGIEWFVEHFTPTADISKVIPALPLHLAAEWLKKRLFLDGFAVTSPTLPDELLQRLPHPLRCSPNQAVISHADFLCPPNCPEPAGFCFSTGCPRPPSLYHLIDTLDCAPFTALSLRSRQFAAGVGGFYPSDLWKLLEKVKSLPDTPLLIGTACKCHGVIDSLYLAGQ from the coding sequence ATGCTTTCCAGACAAAATTTATTACAAACAGCTGAACGCATCTGGGTTATCGGCGGCGGCAAGTTCGGCACACATGCCATGGAATCGCTGCGACGGAAGGTATATGGTGCCGATATCATTCTCGTTGATAAACAGCCTATCGGCGATTTCCCCGAAGGTGTGGAAAGTATCTGTGCCGATGGAATTGAATGGTTTGTGGAGCACTTTACCCCGACAGCCGATATCAGCAAGGTTATCCCCGCCCTGCCCCTGCATCTCGCTGCCGAGTGGCTGAAAAAAAGGCTTTTCCTGGACGGCTTTGCGGTGACTTCACCCACCCTGCCGGATGAACTGCTGCAACGCCTCCCGCACCCGCTCCGCTGCAGTCCCAATCAGGCGGTAATATCACATGCCGACTTCCTCTGTCCGCCAAACTGCCCGGAACCTGCAGGATTCTGCTTTTCCACCGGCTGCCCGCGCCCCCCCTCGCTCTACCATCTCATAGACACCTTGGACTGCGCACCTTTTACTGCCCTGAGCCTCAGAAGCCGACAGTTTGCCGCGGGTGTTGGGGGATTTTATCCAAGTGATCTGTGGAAGCTTTTGGAAAAGGTGAAGTCGCTGCCTGATACTCCACTGCTTATCGGTACCGCATGCAAATGTCACGGCGTCATCGACAGTCTTTATCTGGCCGGGCAATAA
- a CDS encoding TatD family hydrolase produces MLCRSRNNGVVAQILPGVCRDWWPHMLSLCSRTPDLFAAPGLHPMYLQKHSPPHLDELRSLASSGTIVALGEIGLDYYIRDIDHSQQQYYFEEQLDIAKESDLPILLHARKAHDQVQATLRRKKFNSGGIVHAFSGSLQQAEKYLQLGFKISFGGTITYDRSTKIRAVALRLPLDEIVLETDAPDIPPAAHHGQRNSPEYLPLILDSLAQIRSESKAVLAQLTTANAIEILRLDIILPTQE; encoded by the coding sequence GTGCTGTGTCGCAGCAGGAACAATGGCGTAGTCGCTCAGATATTGCCGGGTGTCTGCCGAGACTGGTGGCCCCATATGTTATCTTTGTGCAGCCGGACTCCTGATCTTTTTGCCGCTCCGGGACTTCACCCCATGTACCTGCAGAAACATTCTCCCCCTCATCTTGACGAACTGCGAAGCCTGGCCTCCTCGGGCACAATTGTCGCGTTGGGAGAAATAGGTCTGGATTATTATATTCGAGATATCGATCATTCACAGCAGCAGTATTATTTTGAAGAACAGCTGGATATCGCAAAAGAGTCCGATCTGCCCATTCTCCTTCATGCTCGCAAGGCTCACGACCAGGTTCAAGCAACCCTTCGACGAAAGAAATTCAACAGCGGCGGAATTGTCCATGCCTTCAGCGGCAGTCTGCAACAGGCCGAAAAATATCTTCAACTGGGCTTTAAAATAAGTTTCGGCGGCACCATCACCTACGACAGGTCCACAAAAATACGTGCCGTCGCTCTGCGTCTGCCTCTGGATGAGATTGTTTTGGAAACAGATGCGCCGGATATTCCTCCGGCAGCCCATCATGGCCAACGCAATTCCCCTGAATATCTCCCTCTGATCCTTGATTCCCTGGCCCAAATCCGCTCCGAGTCCAAAGCAGTGCTGGCCCAGCTGACTACCGCCAATGCCATTGAGATTCTACGACTGGACATAATCCTCCCCACGCAGGAATAA
- a CDS encoding NTP/NDP exchange transporter — translation MPKSYPEAAGSTGSGAKHADDRWWHQLMAVKPEEWRPLLWSSSYFFALLCSYYIIRPMRDEMGIAGGVENLQWMFSGTFMVMLAAVPLFGWLTRSFAPRRFLPYVYWFFIVNLLLFFFLFQSAFAHVYVARAFFIWASVFNLFIVSVFWSFMANIYSNAQAKRLFGVIAAGGTAGALAGPALTVTLVGPLGPNNLLLISVVFLIWAIVCIQRLTAWRSSTSAADDPDRITETSRPLGGSILAGVRLVWRSPYLIGICILMLLFTTLATFLYFQQAHIIQNIEDPARRTALFAAMDFAVNALTLVIQIFLTARIVEKFGLGWSLALIPLVLVAGFLLLGIIPALWVVVTVQVLRRAGNYAIMRPGREMLYVVLDKEEKYKAKNFIDTVIYRGGDAASAWLYTGLLAIGLSAAGIALAAVPLAGVWAWISYRLGRRQEQIATGGTQRK, via the coding sequence ATGCCTAAGTCGTATCCTGAAGCAGCCGGATCAACGGGGTCCGGAGCAAAACATGCAGATGATCGGTGGTGGCATCAATTGATGGCCGTCAAACCCGAAGAGTGGCGACCACTGCTGTGGTCTTCCAGCTATTTCTTTGCCCTGCTCTGCAGCTATTACATCATCCGGCCGATGCGTGATGAAATGGGAATCGCCGGCGGTGTGGAAAACCTGCAGTGGATGTTCAGTGGCACCTTTATGGTGATGCTGGCGGCGGTGCCACTATTCGGATGGTTGACCCGAAGTTTTGCACCACGCCGTTTTCTGCCCTATGTTTATTGGTTTTTTATCGTAAACCTGCTTCTCTTTTTCTTTCTCTTTCAATCCGCTTTCGCTCACGTCTATGTTGCGCGGGCCTTTTTTATCTGGGCAAGCGTTTTTAATCTTTTCATCGTTTCCGTCTTTTGGAGTTTCATGGCGAACATCTATTCCAATGCCCAGGCCAAACGGCTGTTCGGAGTGATAGCCGCGGGCGGTACCGCCGGCGCCTTGGCCGGACCTGCATTGACTGTTACGCTGGTGGGGCCGTTGGGACCGAATAACCTGCTGTTGATTTCCGTGGTTTTCCTGATCTGGGCGATCGTCTGTATTCAACGGCTGACCGCCTGGCGATCGTCTACCAGCGCCGCAGATGATCCTGACCGGATAACCGAGACCTCCCGCCCGTTGGGAGGCAGTATACTGGCAGGGGTGCGGCTGGTCTGGCGTTCACCATACCTGATCGGTATCTGTATCTTAATGCTGCTGTTTACTACACTGGCCACTTTTCTCTATTTCCAGCAGGCGCATATTATCCAGAATATAGAAGATCCAGCCCGACGCACCGCTCTGTTTGCCGCCATGGATTTTGCGGTCAATGCCCTGACCCTGGTCATCCAGATTTTTCTGACCGCCCGAATAGTTGAAAAATTCGGCCTCGGTTGGTCCCTGGCTTTGATCCCCCTCGTGCTTGTTGCCGGCTTTCTGCTGCTGGGCATAATCCCTGCTTTATGGGTCGTTGTCACCGTGCAGGTCCTGCGCCGCGCCGGCAACTACGCCATCATGCGTCCAGGCCGAGAAATGCTTTACGTGGTGCTTGACAAGGAAGAGAAATACAAGGCTAAAAACTTCATCGATACCGTGATTTACCGGGGCGGCGACGCCGCCAGCGCCTGGCTGTATACGGGGCTGCTGGCAATAGGTCTTTCCGCGGCGGGCATTGCCCTGGCGGCCGTGCCGCTGGCTGGCGTATGGGCCTGGATCTCATACCGACTGGGAAGACGTCAGGAACAGATAGCCACCGGTGGAACGCAGAGAAAATAA
- a CDS encoding DUF2238 domain-containing protein, whose translation MTKVQEYFPQLLLAAYVFVFVVLGIAPPSGREVWLAENLPICFIVLVLVILYRRMRFSNLSYFLMSFLIFMHTVGGYYTFAAVPFDWFTDFFDFERNHYDRIAHFSVGFYAFAIAEWLTAKALTNSRPVTYLFALFAIMSLAATYEVMEWQFAILGNPEAGAEVLGSQGDVWDAQKDIVADTLGAIFALVLFHALRGRGETGLRQA comes from the coding sequence ATGACAAAAGTACAAGAATACTTTCCCCAGCTGTTGCTGGCTGCTTATGTCTTCGTTTTCGTCGTACTGGGCATCGCCCCGCCAAGCGGCAGAGAGGTGTGGCTGGCCGAAAACCTGCCCATCTGCTTCATTGTGCTGGTTTTGGTGATCCTCTATCGCAGGATGAGATTTTCCAACCTCAGCTATTTTCTGATGTCGTTTCTCATCTTCATGCACACCGTGGGCGGTTATTACACCTTCGCTGCTGTCCCCTTCGACTGGTTCACCGACTTTTTTGACTTCGAAAGAAACCATTACGACCGTATCGCCCACTTTTCCGTGGGATTCTATGCTTTTGCCATCGCCGAATGGTTGACGGCAAAGGCACTCACCAATTCCCGGCCGGTGACCTATCTGTTCGCGCTTTTTGCCATCATGTCGCTGGCCGCAACGTATGAGGTGATGGAGTGGCAATTCGCCATTCTCGGCAACCCGGAGGCGGGTGCCGAGGTCCTGGGATCGCAGGGAGACGTCTGGGATGCCCAGAAGGATATCGTCGCCGATACCCTGGGGGCGATTTTCGCCCTGGTGCTGTTCCATGCACTGCGCGGCAGAGGAGAAACAGGGCTGAGGCAAGCCTGA
- a CDS encoding Hsp20/alpha crystallin family protein codes for MWTSINDFDRMFGNMDLLRSRMNRLFSDFDRSYGDDYGWGTVAAGTPRTNLYDNGDKFVVMAEVPGMTKDDIDIKIQGNYLEVSGSRKADGPEGYKVHRSERPLTTFTRSFTIPSDVDAEKVEASLKNGLLTLSLPKAEAAKPKQINIR; via the coding sequence ATGTGGACAAGTATCAATGATTTTGACAGAATGTTTGGCAACATGGATCTGCTTCGCTCGCGGATGAACAGATTGTTCTCCGATTTCGACAGATCCTATGGAGATGATTACGGCTGGGGAACAGTAGCAGCGGGAACACCCCGGACCAACCTGTACGACAATGGCGATAAGTTTGTCGTCATGGCGGAAGTCCCTGGGATGACCAAAGATGATATCGACATCAAAATTCAGGGAAATTATCTGGAAGTAAGCGGCAGTCGCAAGGCGGACGGACCCGAGGGGTACAAGGTCCATAGGAGCGAACGTCCGCTGACAACATTTACACGCAGTTTTACCATTCCATCCGACGTCGATGCTGAAAAAGTTGAAGCCTCACTGAAAAACGGTCTGCTGACTCTCTCGCTGCCGAAAGCGGAAGCTGCCAAACCGAAGCAAATCAATATTCGGTAA
- a CDS encoding 4Fe-4S binding protein → MIATPLTLPSLLLLAAYALRIGSIGGSLFWLMTAGLALAPLPWKSWALAGLLGFGVWQWGDITYALITQRLTLDLPWLRLAAILGTVAVLCLVALLTNCRMALRNTGLTGTAQALAFLLTVAGLALARQKTSFDIILADRFFPGGGWVAIFLLGFYAAWVAEKLLQPCNSAKWRRIIWTAFSVIFFLQLFLGLLGFERFLMTGSLHLPIPALIAAGPLYRGDGFFMIILFAATLVLVGPAWCSHLCYFGAWDNLAATGKYRPAKFPEWTKTVRWLIFLIVCVTAIMLGRSGIPVWFALLLATVFGLGGIAVMFTQSRKQGHMAHCLIYCPMGLVANLLGKINPWRIRIDRQCCKCSKCSRFCRYGALTTADINRGRAGLNCSLCGDCISGCPHDHLHYTFPGLSNKVSRSGFIVVIVFLHTLFLGLSRL, encoded by the coding sequence ATGATCGCCACACCCCTGACACTCCCATCCCTGCTCCTTCTTGCCGCATATGCCCTTCGCATCGGCAGTATAGGCGGAAGCCTTTTCTGGCTGATGACTGCCGGGCTGGCTCTGGCTCCACTTCCCTGGAAGAGCTGGGCATTGGCCGGCCTTCTTGGATTCGGCGTCTGGCAATGGGGGGACATCACCTATGCTTTGATCACCCAGCGCCTGACCCTTGATTTGCCATGGCTGCGTCTGGCGGCAATACTTGGAACGGTTGCTGTGCTCTGCCTGGTTGCCCTGCTTACCAACTGCCGCATGGCTCTGCGCAATACCGGTTTGACCGGCACTGCTCAGGCACTGGCCTTCCTGCTCACAGTGGCGGGTCTGGCTCTTGCCAGGCAAAAGACATCATTCGATATCATCCTGGCGGACCGTTTTTTCCCTGGAGGTGGCTGGGTTGCCATCTTCCTGTTGGGCTTTTACGCCGCCTGGGTTGCGGAGAAATTGCTGCAGCCCTGCAACTCGGCAAAATGGAGGCGTATCATCTGGACAGCCTTCTCGGTGATATTTTTCCTCCAGCTTTTTCTGGGGCTTCTCGGTTTCGAGCGGTTCTTGATGACCGGCAGCCTGCATCTCCCCATTCCTGCCCTGATAGCCGCCGGGCCATTATACCGCGGCGACGGCTTCTTTATGATTATCCTTTTTGCGGCGACACTGGTGCTGGTCGGTCCGGCCTGGTGCAGTCATTTGTGTTATTTCGGCGCCTGGGATAATCTGGCCGCCACGGGCAAGTATCGACCGGCAAAATTTCCCGAATGGACAAAAACCGTCAGATGGCTGATCTTCCTGATTGTTTGCGTCACGGCGATAATGCTGGGCAGGAGCGGGATACCGGTTTGGTTCGCTCTTTTACTTGCCACCGTCTTTGGTCTTGGCGGCATAGCCGTAATGTTTACACAGTCGCGAAAACAAGGCCATATGGCCCACTGCCTAATCTATTGCCCCATGGGACTGGTCGCCAATCTCTTGGGCAAAATAAATCCGTGGCGCATCCGTATTGATCGTCAATGCTGCAAGTGCAGCAAATGCTCGCGCTTCTGCCGCTACGGAGCTCTTACCACTGCAGATATCAACAGGGGCAGGGCCGGGCTCAACTGTTCTTTATGCGGGGATTGCATTTCCGGCTGTCCCCATGACCACCTGCACTATACGTTTCCCGGCTTAAGTAACAAAGTCTCCCGTTCGGGTTTTATTGTCGTCATTGTTTTTCTGCATACTTTATTTCTTGGTCTCTCCCGGCTGTAG
- a CDS encoding DUF3820 family protein — MPGEPTAEQASENLEHADLLELARCRMPFGKYKGLLLVDLPEPYVVWFSRKGFPEGRLGKLLQIVYEIKVNGLEYLFKPLR; from the coding sequence ATGCCGGGCGAACCCACTGCGGAGCAGGCATCTGAAAACCTGGAGCACGCAGATCTGCTGGAATTGGCGCGCTGCCGCATGCCGTTTGGTAAATATAAAGGACTTCTCCTGGTCGATCTGCCGGAACCCTATGTTGTCTGGTTCAGCCGTAAGGGTTTCCCGGAGGGTAGGCTTGGGAAACTGCTGCAGATTGTCTACGAGATAAAGGTCAACGGTCTGGAGTACCTCTTTAAGCCATTAAGGTAA
- a CDS encoding Hsp20/alpha crystallin family protein, translated as MSEKEITKREESMPERKSDLPTVAPAVDIFENEEEILLYADMPGIERDDISINVDNGRLAIVGSRKLEKSGAVGWEEFGELEYRRIFSVPQTIDVERVNAELKEGVLELHLPKSEKAKPRKIEIKTA; from the coding sequence ATGAGTGAAAAAGAAATTACCAAAAGAGAAGAGTCCATGCCTGAGAGAAAAAGCGATTTGCCGACAGTGGCTCCGGCCGTCGATATCTTTGAAAACGAAGAAGAAATTCTTTTGTACGCCGATATGCCCGGTATAGAAAGAGACGACATCAGCATAAATGTTGACAACGGCAGGCTTGCCATAGTTGGAAGCCGCAAGCTTGAAAAATCCGGCGCGGTCGGCTGGGAGGAATTTGGGGAACTCGAGTATCGCAGAATATTTTCAGTACCGCAGACTATTGACGTGGAACGGGTTAATGCAGAGTTGAAGGAGGGAGTCCTGGAACTGCATCTTCCCAAATCTGAGAAAGCAAAGCCCCGGAAGATAGAAATAAAAACTGCTTAA
- a CDS encoding DnaJ domain-containing protein, whose protein sequence is MSKNYYVILGIPSDSSLSDIKSAFRRLAKEFHPDYFGKTESPFPAIQEAYSVLSDPERRRKYDNSLDTNRVQTERKQFNKPSRTYGGEVEPLIPEGNRTEPLRRSSVAAFRSLRPESDSLIDRFFHTASERRRYGRNTKRHREFLVTLSEEQVRRGGQLRLHVPSQVRCPECGGSGSMGFYECRRCFGSGTLQGEIPLLLNYPAHIADNHSVRLTLNRYGIADLGITVRFKTEGSSGD, encoded by the coding sequence ATGTCTAAGAACTACTACGTTATCCTGGGTATACCATCCGACTCATCCCTGAGTGATATCAAATCCGCCTTCAGAAGGCTCGCCAAGGAATTTCATCCGGACTATTTCGGTAAAACCGAGTCCCCATTTCCTGCTATCCAGGAGGCGTATTCGGTATTAAGCGATCCTGAACGGCGCAGAAAATACGATAATTCTCTTGATACAAACCGGGTTCAGACCGAAAGGAAGCAATTCAACAAACCTTCTCGAACCTACGGCGGCGAGGTTGAACCACTCATTCCCGAAGGAAACAGAACTGAACCACTGCGGAGATCCTCGGTCGCTGCTTTCCGGTCTCTGCGTCCCGAATCCGATTCTCTCATTGATCGATTCTTTCATACCGCGTCAGAGAGGCGGCGTTATGGAAGAAACACGAAAAGACACAGGGAATTTTTGGTCACACTTTCAGAAGAGCAGGTAAGGCGAGGTGGACAGCTCCGCCTTCACGTTCCCTCACAAGTGCGATGCCCCGAGTGTGGCGGCAGCGGCAGCATGGGCTTTTACGAATGCCGCCGATGTTTTGGCAGCGGAACTCTTCAGGGTGAAATTCCACTTCTGCTGAATTATCCTGCCCATATTGCCGACAACCACTCCGTCCGGCTCACGCTTAATCGCTACGGCATAGCTGATCTTGGAATTACAGTCAGATTCAAGACGGAAGGCTCATCCGGAGACTGA